A region of Rhodoferax potami DNA encodes the following proteins:
- the lepA gene encoding translation elongation factor 4, whose amino-acid sequence MNHIRNFSIIAHIDHGKSTLADRLIQYCGGLEAREMEAQVLDSMDIEKERGITIKAQTAALQYKAKDGQVYNLNLIDTPGHVDFSYEVSRSLSACEGALLVVDASQGVEAQTVANCYTALDLDVEVLPVLNKIDLPNADPDNAKSEIEDVIGIDASDAIACSAKTGLGIEDILETIVAKIPSPKGNPDGPLRAMIIDSWFDPYVGVVMLVRVVDGRLGKGERIKMMASGATYNADNLGVFTPANQPRTSLEAGEVGYIIAGIKELQAAKVGDTVTLVKAGSGGAAFTATEPLPGFKEIQPQVFAGLYPTEASEYDSLRDALEKLKLNDASLHYEPEVSQALGFGFRCGFLGLLHMEIVQERLEREFDQDLITTAPSVVYEVMKSDGEVIMVENPSKMPEVGKTAEIREPIVTVHLYMPQEYVGVVMTLANQKRGVQMNMAYKGRQVVLTYEMPLGEIVLDFFDKLKSVSRGYASMDYEFKEFRVSDVVKVDILLNGEKVDALSIIVHRTQSAYRGRAVVGKMREIISRQMYDVAIQAAIGANIIARETIKALRKNVLAKCYGGDISRKRKLLEKQKAGKKRMKQIGSVEVPQEAFLAILQVED is encoded by the coding sequence ATGAATCACATCCGAAATTTTTCCATCATTGCCCACATTGACCATGGCAAATCAACGTTGGCCGACCGCTTGATTCAGTACTGCGGCGGACTCGAAGCCCGCGAGATGGAGGCCCAAGTTCTCGACTCGATGGACATCGAAAAAGAGCGTGGGATAACCATCAAGGCCCAGACCGCTGCCTTGCAATACAAGGCCAAAGACGGTCAGGTTTACAACCTCAATTTGATCGATACACCCGGGCACGTAGACTTCTCTTATGAAGTGTCGCGATCGCTGTCCGCGTGCGAAGGTGCATTGCTGGTGGTGGACGCCTCTCAGGGTGTTGAAGCGCAGACGGTGGCGAACTGCTACACCGCGCTGGACCTGGATGTAGAAGTTCTGCCTGTCCTCAACAAGATTGACTTGCCGAATGCTGACCCGGATAACGCGAAAAGCGAAATCGAAGATGTGATCGGTATTGATGCGAGCGATGCGATCGCTTGCTCAGCCAAGACCGGGCTAGGTATTGAAGATATCTTGGAAACCATCGTGGCGAAGATTCCTTCGCCAAAGGGCAATCCGGATGGTCCTCTGCGCGCGATGATCATCGACAGCTGGTTTGACCCGTATGTCGGTGTAGTGATGTTGGTCCGTGTGGTGGATGGCCGTTTGGGCAAAGGCGAGCGCATCAAAATGATGGCGTCCGGAGCCACTTACAACGCAGACAACCTTGGCGTCTTTACCCCTGCCAACCAGCCTCGCACGTCGCTGGAAGCGGGCGAAGTGGGTTATATCATCGCGGGCATCAAAGAGCTGCAAGCGGCGAAGGTGGGCGATACCGTGACTTTGGTGAAAGCCGGAAGCGGCGGCGCTGCTTTTACTGCGACTGAACCCTTGCCAGGCTTCAAGGAAATCCAGCCCCAAGTGTTTGCGGGCTTGTACCCTACCGAAGCCAGCGAATACGACTCTCTGCGCGACGCTCTGGAAAAGCTCAAGTTGAACGACGCGTCTCTGCACTACGAGCCCGAAGTTTCACAAGCACTGGGCTTCGGATTCCGCTGTGGCTTCCTTGGTTTGTTGCATATGGAAATTGTGCAAGAGCGTTTGGAGCGCGAGTTTGACCAGGACTTGATCACCACGGCACCGAGCGTGGTGTACGAAGTGATGAAAAGCGATGGTGAAGTCATCATGGTCGAGAACCCATCCAAGATGCCTGAAGTGGGCAAGACCGCCGAAATTCGCGAGCCTATCGTAACCGTCCACCTTTACATGCCCCAAGAGTATGTGGGTGTGGTGATGACGTTGGCCAATCAAAAGCGTGGCGTTCAGATGAACATGGCCTACAAGGGCCGCCAGGTCGTCTTGACCTATGAAATGCCATTGGGCGAAATCGTGCTGGACTTCTTTGACAAGCTCAAGAGTGTGAGCCGCGGTTACGCGTCCATGGACTACGAGTTCAAAGAATTCCGTGTGTCGGATGTGGTCAAAGTGGACATTCTGCTCAACGGCGAAAAGGTGGATGCGCTCTCCATCATTGTTCACCGCACCCAGTCGGCGTACCGGGGGCGTGCTGTCGTCGGAAAAATGCGCGAAATTATTTCCCGCCAAATGTACGACGTGGCGATCCAGGCGGCCATCGGCGCCAACATTATTGCGCGTGAGACAATCAAAGCGCTGCGCAAAAACGTGTTGGCCAAGTGCTATGGCGGCGACATTTCCCGTAAGCGCAAGCTGCTGGAAAAGCAAAAAGCCGGTAAAAAGCGTATGAAACAAATCGGTTCTGTGGAGGTGCCGCAAGAAGCCTTCCTCGCCATTCTCCAAGTGGAAGATTAA
- the lepB gene encoding signal peptidase I: MQAFTAAVLGAFVAYGASWYFGLVDGNFALLLFLASVVTGAYWLAERFYFLPQRQRAVAELEAQDAKRREGLARMGITQIDGDIQEAKVKLLMQPWWLDWTAGLFPVIIVVFLLRSFLFEPFKIPSGSMIPTLLVGDLILVNKFTYGVRLPVINLKITEGNKPQRGDVMVFRYPPKPSLDYIKRVVGVPGDTVAYLNKRLTINGKPVETNALPDFLDEDASQYFKQFEESLGEKPHRLLNDARRPAFIAGIEKFDGMENCSYTVEGVTCTVPEGQYFMMGDNRDNSLDSRYWGFVPDKNIVGKAFFVWMNFTNLKRIGAFH, translated from the coding sequence ATGCAAGCATTCACAGCAGCGGTATTGGGCGCCTTTGTTGCCTATGGAGCCTCTTGGTATTTCGGTTTGGTCGATGGCAACTTTGCGCTGCTGCTGTTCCTGGCCAGCGTAGTAACCGGTGCGTATTGGTTGGCTGAGCGCTTTTACTTTCTGCCCCAGCGCCAGCGTGCAGTCGCGGAACTGGAAGCACAAGACGCCAAGCGCCGCGAAGGCTTGGCCCGAATGGGGATCACCCAGATCGACGGCGATATTCAGGAGGCCAAAGTCAAGTTGCTGATGCAGCCTTGGTGGCTGGATTGGACCGCGGGCTTGTTTCCCGTCATCATCGTTGTGTTTTTGTTGCGCTCATTCTTGTTTGAGCCTTTCAAAATACCTTCCGGCTCCATGATTCCGACGTTGCTGGTCGGTGACTTGATTTTGGTGAACAAATTCACCTATGGCGTCCGCTTGCCGGTCATCAACCTCAAGATCACGGAAGGCAACAAACCTCAGCGCGGTGACGTGATGGTGTTTCGCTACCCGCCCAAGCCCAGTCTCGATTACATCAAGCGGGTCGTGGGTGTGCCCGGGGATACCGTGGCCTACTTGAACAAGCGACTCACGATCAATGGCAAGCCGGTGGAAACCAATGCACTGCCGGATTTTCTGGATGAAGACGCAAGCCAATACTTCAAGCAATTTGAAGAGAGCTTGGGCGAGAAGCCACATCGTTTGTTGAACGACGCTCGCCGCCCTGCCTTTATTGCCGGCATCGAGAAGTTTGATGGCATGGAGAATTGCAGCTACACCGTCGAAGGTGTCACCTGCACGGTCCCCGAAGGTCAGTACTTCATGATGGGTGACAATCGCGATAACTCGCTGGACTCCCGTTACTGGGGTTTCGTGCCGGATAAAAATATTGTCGGCAAAGCGTTTTTTGTGTGGATGAACTTTACCAATCTGAAGCGGATTGGCGCATTCCACTGA
- a CDS encoding DUF4845 domain-containing protein, with protein sequence MPSKAQQRGISFIGLLFVGAVLAMTGVVAAQAFPTVIEYFAVEKAVQRASTGQSVVEVRALFDKQAEVDTIKSITGKDLEVTKVGDKVVVGFAYEREIHLAGPAYLTLKYAGRSK encoded by the coding sequence ATGCCTAGCAAAGCTCAACAGCGCGGAATTTCTTTTATTGGCCTCTTGTTTGTGGGCGCCGTGCTCGCGATGACGGGCGTAGTTGCCGCACAAGCCTTTCCAACCGTGATCGAGTATTTCGCGGTTGAAAAGGCGGTGCAGCGTGCCTCCACAGGGCAGTCGGTCGTGGAAGTGCGTGCGCTGTTCGACAAGCAGGCCGAAGTGGACACTATCAAGTCCATCACCGGCAAGGACCTCGAAGTCACCAAGGTAGGCGACAAAGTGGTAGTCGGTTTCGCGTACGAGCGCGAAATCCATTTGGCCGGCCCGGCCTACCTCACCCTTAAATACGCAGGACGATCCAAATAA
- the rnc gene encoding ribonuclease III, whose product MTDGLTALQQRLQHQFSNISLLSRALTHRSFSADHYERLEFLGDSVLGLAISDLLYTRLGSLPEGDLSRVRANLVRQETLHELALKLGLPDVLKLGEGEMRSGGPKRASILADALEAIIGAVYLDAGFNTAQALVHRLFEAVEINPHMQAIGKDAKTELQEWLQGRKMKVPVYTVVGTTGAAHKQSFDVECEVPELRLSERGIGGSRRAGEQAAAAAMLQTIKAKVKS is encoded by the coding sequence GTGACAGATGGTTTGACCGCGCTGCAGCAGCGACTGCAGCACCAGTTCTCGAATATTTCATTGCTGTCGAGGGCTCTGACCCATCGCAGCTTCTCTGCTGACCACTACGAGCGCTTGGAGTTTCTGGGCGACTCGGTACTGGGGTTAGCGATTTCCGATTTGCTCTACACCCGCTTGGGCAGTTTGCCTGAGGGCGATCTGTCGCGGGTACGTGCCAATCTCGTCCGCCAGGAAACCCTGCATGAGTTGGCCCTGAAACTCGGGCTCCCTGACGTGCTCAAGCTCGGGGAGGGCGAGATGCGCTCCGGCGGCCCCAAGCGGGCGTCCATCTTGGCGGACGCGCTCGAAGCCATCATTGGCGCGGTGTATCTGGATGCCGGGTTTAACACCGCGCAGGCACTGGTCCACCGCTTGTTTGAGGCGGTAGAAATCAATCCGCACATGCAGGCTATCGGCAAGGATGCCAAGACCGAGTTGCAGGAGTGGCTCCAGGGTCGCAAAATGAAGGTGCCGGTCTACACCGTGGTGGGCACCACCGGTGCCGCACACAAACAAAGTTTTGACGTGGAGTGCGAAGTCCCTGAGCTGCGCCTGTCGGAACGTGGTATCGGCGGATCCCGCCGCGCCGGAGAACAAGCAGCAGCTGCGGCCATGCTGCAAACCATTAAAGCAAAGGTCAAATCATGA
- the era gene encoding GTPase Era, giving the protein MLEGLLKSTPKLATPGTDGAGQRCGLVAIVGKPNVGKSTLLNALVGQKISITSRKAQTTRHRITGMRTEGQTQFVFVDTPGFQTIHGNALNKSLNKAVQGAVSDVDLVLFVVEAGSFTSADEKVLKLLGTGIPVVLVANKLDNVKERASLAPWLQAMQARAKFTEMIPLSAKNAKDIERLLGICEKFLPEQAWWYSEDELTDRSEKFMASELVREKLFRLTGDELPYTSTVVIDKFEEEPPQKKGQKRLLRIAATIVVERDGHKAMVIGDKGERIKRIGMETRVELEKLADAKVFLELWVKVRSGWADDEARVRSFGYE; this is encoded by the coding sequence ATGCTCGAAGGCTTGCTCAAGAGCACCCCCAAGTTGGCCACCCCCGGTACCGATGGTGCCGGTCAGCGGTGTGGCTTGGTCGCGATCGTGGGCAAGCCCAACGTGGGCAAGTCCACCCTGCTCAACGCCCTGGTGGGGCAAAAGATCAGCATCACCTCGCGCAAGGCGCAAACCACACGCCACCGGATCACCGGCATGCGCACCGAAGGGCAGACCCAGTTTGTGTTTGTGGACACTCCCGGTTTCCAGACCATTCACGGCAACGCACTGAACAAGTCTTTGAACAAAGCGGTGCAGGGCGCAGTGTCCGATGTGGACTTGGTGCTGTTTGTGGTGGAGGCCGGCAGCTTCACGTCAGCGGACGAAAAAGTGTTGAAGCTGCTGGGAACAGGTATTCCGGTCGTGTTGGTCGCCAACAAGCTGGACAACGTGAAAGAGCGTGCCAGCCTGGCCCCCTGGTTGCAAGCCATGCAGGCCCGCGCCAAATTCACCGAAATGATTCCGCTGTCGGCCAAGAACGCCAAGGATATTGAGCGCTTGCTGGGTATCTGCGAGAAGTTCTTGCCCGAGCAAGCCTGGTGGTACTCGGAAGACGAGTTGACCGACCGCAGCGAGAAATTCATGGCCAGCGAGTTGGTCCGCGAAAAGCTGTTCCGCCTGACCGGTGACGAGCTGCCCTACACCTCCACGGTGGTGATCGACAAGTTCGAAGAAGAACCACCGCAGAAAAAGGGCCAAAAGCGCCTGTTGCGCATTGCCGCCACCATCGTGGTGGAGCGCGATGGCCACAAGGCCATGGTGATCGGCGACAAGGGCGAGCGCATCAAGCGCATCGGCATGGAAACCCGTGTGGAACTCGAAAAGCTGGCGGATGCCAAGGTTTTTTTGGAGCTGTGGGTCAAAGTGCGCTCCGGCTGGGCCGATGACGAAGCGCGCGTGCGCAGCTTCGGGTATGAGTAA
- the recO gene encoding DNA repair protein RecO — MATKRIADEPAFVLHRYDWSESSLILEVFTRHYGRVALVAKGAKKPTSSFRPILLPLQPLHVAFGGDAEIRTLRSAEWQGGHVMPTGDALLSGYYLNELLITLLARDDPHAALFDIYAQVVRVIASEHDEVLQAALRTFELLLLREVGFLPQLDAQTMTLAPLHADVRYVLVPEGGLRQAGPDDRVGLLGAQWVALQDAIADDAPFTTTLRACAEVMSELKPQLRALLHYHCGVKTLRTRQMMIDIQNL; from the coding sequence ATGGCGACCAAACGGATTGCGGACGAGCCGGCATTTGTGTTGCATCGCTACGACTGGAGCGAGAGCAGCTTGATTTTGGAGGTGTTCACCCGCCACTACGGTCGGGTGGCATTGGTCGCCAAAGGGGCGAAAAAGCCCACTTCGAGTTTCCGCCCCATTCTGCTGCCTCTGCAGCCTTTGCACGTAGCCTTTGGAGGCGATGCCGAGATCCGCACTTTGCGCAGCGCAGAGTGGCAGGGCGGGCATGTGATGCCGACCGGGGATGCTCTTCTGTCTGGCTACTACCTCAACGAGTTGCTCATTACTTTGTTGGCGCGGGACGACCCGCATGCCGCGCTGTTTGATATCTATGCCCAAGTCGTCCGCGTCATTGCCAGCGAGCACGACGAAGTGCTCCAGGCGGCCCTGCGGACCTTCGAGTTGCTGTTGCTGCGCGAAGTGGGTTTTCTGCCCCAGCTAGATGCACAAACCATGACGCTGGCGCCTTTGCATGCCGATGTGCGTTATGTGCTGGTGCCTGAGGGCGGACTGCGGCAAGCAGGCCCTGACGACCGGGTCGGCCTACTCGGAGCCCAGTGGGTGGCGCTGCAAGATGCGATCGCAGACGACGCCCCCTTCACCACCACGCTGCGGGCTTGCGCGGAGGTGATGTCAGAACTCAAACCCCAGCTACGGGCGCTGCTGCACTACCATTGCGGCGTCAAGACGCTGCGCACGCGGCAGATGATGATTGATATTCAAAACCTATGA
- a CDS encoding pyridoxine 5'-phosphate synthase — translation MKTHLSVNLNKVALVRNTRHLGIPSVTRAATLCLEAGAAGITVHPRPDARHIRAQDVLDLAELLKAWPDREFNVEGNPFHNLMDCVRDLRERGLPVHQVTFVPDSEGQFTSDHGWSFPADAARLQPLIDEAHALNLRVSLFMDADPAAMAAAKAVGADRIELYTEPFAAAWGTADQQAQLDRFAAAAQAALDAGLGVNAGHDLNRDNLTAFAQQVPGLQEVSIGHALIADSLELGYTATIKAYLACLGQ, via the coding sequence ATGAAAACCCATCTCTCCGTCAACCTGAACAAAGTAGCGCTGGTGCGCAACACCCGCCACCTCGGCATTCCCAGCGTCACCCGCGCAGCGACTTTGTGCCTGGAGGCGGGCGCCGCGGGTATCACGGTGCACCCGCGCCCTGATGCCCGCCACATCCGCGCGCAGGATGTGCTGGACTTGGCGGAGCTGCTCAAAGCCTGGCCGGACCGCGAATTCAACGTCGAAGGCAACCCGTTTCACAACCTGATGGATTGTGTGCGCGACCTGCGTGAGCGCGGACTGCCCGTACATCAGGTGACGTTCGTGCCCGACTCGGAAGGGCAGTTCACCAGCGACCACGGCTGGAGCTTCCCCGCGGATGCCGCACGCTTGCAACCCTTGATCGACGAGGCCCATGCCCTGAACCTGCGCGTGAGCCTGTTCATGGACGCAGACCCTGCCGCCATGGCGGCTGCCAAGGCGGTGGGCGCTGACCGCATTGAGCTCTACACCGAGCCGTTTGCCGCTGCGTGGGGCACCGCGGATCAGCAAGCGCAATTGGATCGTTTCGCCGCTGCCGCCCAAGCCGCGTTGGATGCAGGCCTTGGCGTCAATGCCGGCCATGATTTGAACCGCGACAACTTAACCGCGTTTGCGCAGCAGGTTCCCGGTTTGCAAGAGGTCTCTATCGGCCATGCCCTGATTGCCGACTCGCTGGAGCTGGGCTACACCGCCACCATCAAGGCCTATCTGGCTTGCCTCGGGCAATAA
- the acpS gene encoding holo-ACP synthase codes for MIYGIGTDICDVRRIRASVERHGERFAAKVLSDAELATWKARSARWPERGLRYLATRFSAKESFSKAIGLGMRMPMSWKLCEIANERNGKPVIVLHGELKTWFEAQGLQAHITVTDETDYAASFCVVETR; via the coding sequence TTGATTTACGGCATTGGCACTGATATCTGCGATGTGCGCCGCATACGCGCCAGCGTGGAGCGCCACGGCGAGCGCTTTGCAGCCAAGGTGCTGTCCGACGCCGAGCTGGCCACCTGGAAGGCCCGTAGCGCCCGCTGGCCCGAGCGTGGTTTGCGTTATCTGGCCACCCGTTTTAGTGCCAAGGAGTCGTTCAGCAAGGCGATTGGCTTGGGCATGCGCATGCCCATGAGCTGGAAGCTGTGCGAAATTGCCAACGAGCGCAATGGCAAGCCGGTCATCGTGTTGCATGGTGAGCTGAAGACCTGGTTTGAAGCCCAAGGGCTGCAGGCCCACATCACTGTGACGGACGAAACTGACTATGCCGCCAGCTTCTGTGTAGTGGAAACCCGCTGA
- the nagZ gene encoding beta-N-acetylhexosaminidase: protein MIFHAPLIIDIAGTSLTAVDRKRLKHPLVGGMILFARNWQDREQLTALCRDIKKVRADLLICVDHEGGRVQRFKTDGFTHLPPMRALGDMWMRDVVPTTSTKKAGALDATNAATATGYVLGAELRACGVDMSFTPVLDLDYGESSVIGDRAFARDPRVVSMLAKSLMHGLQKSGMANCGKHFPGHGFVKADSHIDIPVDKRGLKAILADDAAPYRWLNTVTSSVMPAHVIYPKVDSRPAGFSSVWLNDILRGQLGFTGAIFSDDLSMAGARLIDGKTVSYTEAAVVALNAGCDLVLLCNQSMANAEGGGKAVDELIDGLTEAQLKGQWQALEASEARRRALLPTSPAMAWDDLMVHPDYMQALDWIA, encoded by the coding sequence ATGATATTCCACGCCCCTCTGATCATCGATATCGCCGGTACCAGCCTCACCGCCGTGGACCGCAAGCGCCTCAAGCACCCGCTGGTGGGGGGCATGATTTTGTTTGCCCGCAACTGGCAAGACCGTGAGCAGCTCACCGCGCTGTGCCGCGACATCAAAAAAGTGCGCGCGGATTTGCTGATCTGCGTGGACCATGAAGGCGGCCGTGTGCAGCGTTTCAAGACCGATGGTTTCACCCACCTGCCGCCCATGCGCGCCTTGGGGGATATGTGGATGCGTGACGTGGTGCCTACCACCTCCACCAAGAAGGCGGGCGCCTTGGACGCTACCAACGCGGCCACAGCCACCGGCTACGTGCTGGGCGCCGAGTTGCGCGCCTGTGGCGTGGATATGAGCTTCACGCCGGTGCTGGACCTCGACTACGGCGAGAGCAGCGTCATTGGTGATCGCGCGTTTGCACGCGACCCGCGTGTGGTGAGCATGCTGGCCAAGAGCCTGATGCACGGTTTGCAAAAGAGCGGCATGGCCAATTGCGGCAAGCACTTCCCCGGCCATGGCTTTGTGAAAGCCGACTCGCACATCGACATACCGGTAGACAAACGCGGCCTCAAAGCCATTTTGGCGGACGACGCCGCACCCTACCGCTGGCTCAACACCGTGACTAGCAGCGTGATGCCGGCACACGTGATTTATCCCAAGGTCGACAGCCGCCCTGCGGGCTTCTCGAGCGTGTGGCTGAACGACATCTTGCGCGGCCAATTGGGCTTTACCGGTGCCATCTTCAGTGACGACCTGTCTATGGCCGGTGCCCGCTTGATCGATGGCAAAACCGTGAGCTACACCGAAGCGGCTGTGGTGGCGCTGAATGCAGGCTGCGACTTGGTGCTCTTGTGCAACCAGTCCATGGCCAATGCCGAGGGGGGTGGCAAGGCGGTGGACGAGCTGATCGACGGCCTGACCGAAGCCCAGCTCAAGGGCCAGTGGCAGGCGCTGGAGGCGAGCGAAGCCCGCCGCCGCGCATTGCTGCCCACCAGCCCTGCCATGGCGTGGGACGACCTCATGGTGCACCCCGACTACATGCAGGCACTGGACTGGATCGCCTGA
- a CDS encoding rhomboid family intramembrane serine protease: MDFAALIYHRQEFLDGQWWLPFTAQLVHFNLAHGMSNAMVALVLGALFRPMLVWAHQCALILGSAFAVAVVVVSDTNCAYYAGASGALYGWAAGGCLMTIFSESVSSQPHRRIALFVLCLLLVRLVTMQWAGVGATAWGFPVYLPAHWAGLVGGLAVASFFMRRKTTLAQTTHRQQSDER, encoded by the coding sequence ATGGACTTCGCCGCGCTGATCTATCACCGCCAAGAGTTTCTGGACGGGCAGTGGTGGTTGCCTTTTACGGCGCAGCTGGTGCACTTCAATCTTGCGCACGGCATGTCCAATGCGATGGTCGCGCTGGTGTTGGGCGCATTATTCCGGCCGATGCTGGTTTGGGCACACCAGTGCGCCTTGATTTTGGGAAGTGCATTCGCCGTTGCCGTGGTCGTGGTGTCAGATACGAACTGCGCCTACTACGCGGGTGCTTCTGGCGCGCTGTACGGGTGGGCTGCAGGCGGCTGCCTGATGACGATTTTTTCCGAGAGCGTCAGCTCCCAACCCCACCGGCGGATCGCACTTTTCGTGTTGTGCCTGTTGCTGGTGCGCTTGGTGACGATGCAGTGGGCCGGGGTCGGAGCTACAGCGTGGGGCTTTCCGGTCTATTTACCCGCCCATTGGGCAGGGCTTGTTGGCGGACTTGCAGTGGCTAGTTTCTTCATGCGCAGGAAGACGACGCTTGCGCAGACCACGCATCGCCAGCAGAGCGACGAGCGCTAG
- a CDS encoding S8 family serine peptidase: MTPYLRLLRNATLSALALGAIPALAALPFTEGPPAKVARSAASLEGATYSRLIIKFKTPKESKAAHLFAETSDRERVQGLKERAASTVAGHELNLRHLKTIYNGIQVASTGAPLTRLEMQSVIAKLAKDPAVEYVEIDERVQAHLSPNDTFFSSLWNLKSPAGAVGGANFQLAWDRMIGSSTPVTGAGVIVAVLDSGYRPHPDLAANVLQGYDFISADNPPINTTFTTANDGDGRDDNPTDPGDWNSNASDCAVEDSSWHGTHVAGTIAAVANNSSGVIGGAFGAKILPVRVLGVCGGYSSDIQEGMYWAAGLRQVNGVTNPNIAKVINMSLGSTGSCSNSYRDAVNAVVAAGTTVVVSAGNDDGGPVSSPANCDGVIAVTAHTITGEKSSFANIGAQVALSAPGSSIFSTDNTGRTTPQSDAILLKSGTSMAAPHVAAAAALLLQIKPTLTPAQIAALLKNNTRPFRSGTVCASLTTCGTGMLDAFAAVKALQVSEGSASNTPPSMTSAPTQTGTEGIDLQFDVTAVDADSADTVTFSSSGLPAGATLSSTGRFRWSIPVLGTYSFTVTPSDTSRSGMPQTVTLTINSATLATASSSGGGGGTMSGWELALVALLAMRGLRKRRLPAHEETSHCKSANKPCPMGG, translated from the coding sequence ATGACACCTTATTTGCGTTTACTCAGAAATGCCACCCTTAGCGCCCTTGCCCTCGGAGCGATACCCGCGCTTGCTGCTCTGCCTTTCACTGAGGGCCCACCAGCCAAAGTCGCCCGCTCCGCCGCCTCCCTGGAGGGGGCGACGTACAGCCGGTTGATCATCAAATTCAAGACCCCCAAAGAGTCCAAAGCCGCTCACCTCTTCGCAGAGACCAGCGACAGGGAACGTGTTCAAGGTTTGAAAGAGCGCGCGGCCAGCACTGTGGCTGGGCACGAATTGAATCTGCGCCACCTGAAAACCATTTACAACGGCATCCAGGTGGCGAGCACCGGCGCCCCCTTGACCCGGCTGGAAATGCAGTCGGTCATAGCCAAGCTGGCCAAAGACCCTGCGGTGGAGTACGTCGAGATTGATGAGCGCGTGCAAGCGCACCTGTCGCCGAACGACACGTTTTTCAGCAGCTTATGGAACCTCAAATCACCTGCTGGTGCGGTCGGCGGGGCCAATTTCCAGCTCGCATGGGATCGGATGATTGGATCCAGCACCCCGGTGACGGGTGCGGGGGTGATCGTGGCGGTGTTGGACTCGGGGTATCGCCCCCATCCGGACTTGGCGGCCAACGTGTTGCAGGGCTACGATTTCATTTCAGCCGATAACCCGCCCATCAACACCACATTTACAACGGCGAATGATGGAGATGGGCGTGACGATAACCCCACAGACCCCGGAGACTGGAATTCCAACGCGAGCGATTGCGCGGTGGAGGACTCCAGCTGGCACGGTACCCATGTCGCAGGCACCATTGCCGCAGTTGCCAATAACAGCAGCGGCGTTATCGGTGGTGCTTTCGGCGCCAAGATACTGCCGGTTCGGGTGTTGGGGGTATGCGGTGGTTACTCATCGGATATCCAGGAAGGAATGTATTGGGCTGCAGGCCTTCGCCAAGTGAATGGCGTCACCAACCCGAATATCGCCAAAGTCATCAACATGAGCCTGGGTAGCACGGGAAGCTGCTCCAACTCGTATAGGGATGCCGTCAACGCAGTTGTAGCGGCAGGCACCACTGTGGTGGTGTCGGCCGGGAATGACGACGGGGGCCCCGTCTCCTCGCCGGCAAATTGCGATGGCGTGATTGCGGTGACCGCCCACACCATCACGGGGGAAAAATCGAGCTTCGCCAACATTGGAGCGCAAGTCGCCCTCAGTGCACCCGGCTCCAGCATTTTTTCCACCGACAACACGGGCCGGACCACGCCTCAGAGCGATGCGATCTTGCTCAAAAGCGGTACCAGCATGGCTGCGCCGCATGTTGCCGCGGCCGCCGCACTCCTGCTGCAAATCAAGCCAACCCTGACACCTGCACAAATTGCGGCGCTGTTAAAGAACAACACCCGCCCCTTCCGGTCGGGAACTGTTTGCGCATCATTGACCACCTGCGGCACCGGCATGTTGGATGCCTTTGCAGCGGTCAAGGCCTTGCAGGTGAGCGAGGGCTCTGCGTCAAACACTCCACCTTCCATGACGTCGGCGCCCACGCAAACGGGTACCGAAGGCATCGACCTCCAATTTGATGTCACCGCCGTTGATGCAGACTCGGCGGATACGGTCACGTTCTCCAGCTCCGGGTTACCTGCAGGGGCGACACTCAGCAGCACAGGCCGCTTCCGTTGGAGTATCCCCGTGCTCGGAACCTATAGCTTCACCGTCACCCCCAGCGATACCAGCCGCTCGGGCATGCCGCAAACGGTCACGCTCACCATCAACTCCGCGACCCTTGCCACCGCAAGTAGCAGCGGGGGCGGTGGCGGCACGATGTCGGGATGGGAGCTAGCGCTCGTCGCTCTGCTGGCGATGCGTGGTCTGCGCAAGCGTCGTCTTCCTGCGCATGAAGAAACTAGCCACTGCAAGTCCGCCAACAAGCCCTGCCCAATGGGCGGGTAA